A genome region from Hevea brasiliensis isolate MT/VB/25A 57/8 chromosome 7, ASM3005281v1, whole genome shotgun sequence includes the following:
- the LOC110648488 gene encoding uncharacterized protein LOC110648488, which yields MPFRLKNAGATYQRAMVTLFHDLMHKEVEVYVDDMIIKSRGAESHVAMVRKVFERLRKYRLKLNPIKCVFGAKLGKLLGFIVSEKGIEIDPDKVKAIQEMPAPQTKKEVRSFLGKLKYISRFISNLTARAEPIFKLLRKNNSATWNDDCQEAFENIKNYLSNPPILVPPILGRPLILYMAVLQVSMGCVLGQHDDSGKKERAIYYMSKKFNDCEARYSFVERTCCALAWTANRLKHYMLNYKTWLISRMDPIKYVFESPYLPGRIAKWQVILSQYDIVYITRKALKGSIIADLLAENPIEEYEALDFEFSDEYVNIVEEEMREQSDVWQMYFDGAVNLSGSGIGSVLVSPDGKHFPIVVKLEFECTNNVAEYEACVNGLQADIEMKIKKLEVYSDSALIIYQVKGESQTRDSKLIPYQKYLIELIKKFDEISFTHLSRDKNQLADALATLAVMAQIEEGKGVQILLIKARDNPAYYLMIEEEMDGKPWYYDIQQYIKTREYPQEASKNDKRMIRRISLGYFPSGEILYTRNFDGELLRCVHAKEAKKILLEMYEGNCATHANGHMMARQILRRGYFLLTLEKDCIEYFRRCHKCQIYANRINAPPHQLFNLVAPWPFAMWGMDVIGLITLKASNGHQYGLPDKLITDNAKNLNGSKVKELCDQYKIHHLNSSPYRPQMNGAVEAANKNLKKIIEKMTITYRDWHEVLPFALHAYRTAVRTSTGATPYSLVYGMEAVSPIEVEIPSLRILAEAELDDMEWVQTRLDQLNLIDEKRLATVCHGQLYQSRMARAFDKKLCAREFQPGDIILKKVLLNQSDLRGK from the exons ATGCCATTTAGGCTCAAGAATGCTGGGGCAACATATCAGCGTGCTATGGTTACTTTGTTTCACGacttgatgcacaaagaagttgaagtttatgtggatgatatgattattAAATCAAGAGGGGCAGAAAGCCATGTGGCAATGGTGCGAAAAGTGTTTGAAAGATTGAGGAAATACAGACTGAAACTGAATCCTATAAAATGTGTCTTTGGGGCGAAATTGGGAAAATTGTTAGGATTTATTGTCAGTGAGAAGGGAATTGAAATTGACCCTGATAAGGTCAAAGCTATCCAGGAGATGCCAGCACCACAGACTAAAAAGGAAGTTCGAAGCTTTCTAGGGAAACTGAAGTATATTTCTCGATTCATTTCTAATCTCACAGCCAGAGCTGAACCAATTTTTAAGTTATTGAGAAAAAATAACTCTGCTACTTGGAACGATGATTGCCAAGAGGCATTTGAGAATATTAAGAATTACTTATCAAATCCACCCATTCTAGTCCCACCTATTCTAGGCAGACCATTAATCTTGTACATGGCAGTTCTTCAggtctcaatgggatgtgttttggggcaacatgatgattctGGCAAGAAAGAAAGGGCCATTTACTatatgagcaaaaagttcaatgattgtgaagcTCGGTATTCATTTGTTGAGAGAACTTGTTGTGCACTAGCCTGGACTGCTAATCGACTCAAGCATTATATGTTAAATTACAAGACctggctcatttccagaatggatccaatcaagtatgTGTTTGAAAGTCCATATCTACCAGGGAGAATAGccaaatggcaagtcatactGTCTCAATATGATATCGTCTATATCACCAGAAAGGCACTAAAGGGAAGTATTATAGCAGATCTCTTGGCAGAAAATCCAATTGAGGAATATGAAGCTTTAGATTTTGAATTCTCGGATGAGTATGTAAATATAGTGGAGGAAGAAATGAGAGAGCAGAGTGATGTTTggcaaatgtattttgatggagcagtcaatttatcaggTAGTGGAATCGGATCAGTCTTGGTATCTCCAGATGGAAAACATTTCCCAATTGTAGTAAAGTTAGAATTTGAATGTACAAACAATGTCgctgaatatgaagcttgtgtgaatgGTTTACAAGCAGACATTGAAATGAAAATCAAGAAGTTAGAAGTATATAGCGACTCAGCTTTAATAATTTATCAAGTGAAAGGGGAATCGCAGACTCGAgattcgaaattgattccatacCAGAAATATCTCATTGAATTAATTAAGAAATTtgatgagatttcatttactcatttAAGTCGTGACAAGAATCAGCTCGCCGATGCTCTAGCAACACTAGCTGTCATGGCACAAATTGAGGAAGGTAAAGGAGTACAGATTCTTCTTATAAAGGCCAGAGATAACCCTGCTTATTACTTGATGATCGAAGAAGAAATGGATGGGAAGCCTTGGTATTATGATATTCAACAATATATCAAGACAAGGGAATACCCACAAGAAGCAAGCAAAAATGACAAGAGAATGATCAGAAGAATATCTTTAGGATATTTCCCTAGCGGGGAAATCCTGTACACAAGGAATTTTGATGGGGAATTGTTACGCTGTGTTCATGCAAAAGAAGCTAAAAAGATTCTGCTTGAAATGTatgaggggaattgtgcaacacacgctaatggacacatgatggctagaCAGATTCTCCGTCGAGGTTATTTTTTGCTTACTTTGGAAAAGGATTGTATTGAGTATTTTCGAAGATGTCACAAGTGCCAAATTTATGCTAATAGAATAAATGCTCCTCCTCATCAGCTCTTCAATTTAGTAGCCCCATGGCCCTTTGCGATGTGGGGCATGGATGTTATTGGTCTAATCACTCTAAAAGCATCAAATGGGCATCA ATATGGTCTTCCTGACAAGCTTATAACTGATAATGCAAAAAACTTGAATGGCTCAAAAGTCAAAGAGTTGTGTGATCAGTATAAAATTCATCATCTTAATTCATCACCATACCGGCCACAGATGAATGGGGCAGTAGAAGCCGCGAATAAAAATCTTAAAAAGataattgagaaaatgacaatcacatatagggattggcacgaAGTGCTCCCATTTGCTCTACATGCATACCGGACTGCGGTGAGAACTtctactggggcaactccatactcactagtATATGGAATGGAAGCAGTCTCGCCAATAGAGGTAGAGATACCTTCATTGAGGATTTTAGCAGAAGCAGAATTAGATGACATGGAGTGGGTTCAAACACGGTTGGATCAACTCAACTTGATTGATGAAAAACGGTTGGCTACTGTATGtcatggtcaattgtaccaaagTCGAATGGCTCGAGCATTTGATAAGAAATTATGTGCTCGAGAGTTTCAACCCGGAGACATTATTTTGAAGAAAGTTTTGTTGAATCAAAGTGATCTAAGAGGAAAATAG